The nucleotide window GTACTTGTACACCAGATGGCCGTTTTTATAGGCCTTGACGCCGCTGTCGTTGAAGAAATGGAACATGGTGTCGAACGCGTGCCAGACCTCGGGCGGCAGCGAGTCACTGTGCTGTTTTTTCTCGTCCACCAGGCTTTTGAGCAGGTGCTTGAGGTGACCTTGCTCGCTTTCAAACGCCCTGATCACGCCTTCGGAAATGTCGGCATGCTCCTCAACCTTGAAGCCGGCGTGGCGAATCATTGCCTGGTGCTGCTCCAGCACGTTGGTGAAGAAGTCGACACCAATGCTGTCACGCTCGGACAGGGCACTGGTGTTGTCGCCTTTCATGGTGTCGGCATAAAAAAACAAGCCATCCTTTTTCAACACACGCTGCACCTCTTCACCAAACGTGTTGAGGTCAGGGTAGCAGTGGGACGACTCGATATTGATAACGACGTCGAATTCGTTATCGACAAACGGCAGTGCCATCGCGTCGCCGTCAACGAAGGTCAGCCCTTCAATAGGGTGCACCCGGTTGCACAACTCGACATGTGCCGGGCAAAAATCCAGCCCGGTCACGGACGCGGCGCCGGTATAGCGGGCGAGGTAGGAGCAATTACCGCCGCGTCCCGAGCCGATTTCGAGGACCTTCTTGCCGCGCAGATCGGTATCGCCCAGCAGGGTGCGAATCAGGTTTGCCGAGCATTTTTGCTCAAGATCTTCGTCGTTGATCCAGTCAAAGCTACTGTCTTTAGCCAGGTAGCCGTAGTTGAGGAAGGTCAGACGTTTGTCGGGGAACATCCGGGTCATCATGTCGTACCACTGACTGATTGGCGATACGGTTTCTTGTCCTTGCGTCGTCATGTCTACCTCCGTGTCGAAAAAACTGCAGAGTTTGCATTTCACTGTATTCGCGACAACAGCGCCGATTACAGGGCGCTGATGCGGCCGCCTGAGGAGCATAGCGGTCATGGGCCAAGGCCCCGAAGATTTTTTTGTCGATGTCGCAGGCCGTTCCAGATCGGCTCCTATACTGCGAGCCGTAACGTCAGCTATCCATTTCAGGACGAAATTTATGCCGTATCTTTTTCAGGGACAGACGTCTTGCGT belongs to Pseudomonas sp. B21-015 and includes:
- a CDS encoding class I SAM-dependent methyltransferase yields the protein MTTQGQETVSPISQWYDMMTRMFPDKRLTFLNYGYLAKDSSFDWINDEDLEQKCSANLIRTLLGDTDLRGKKVLEIGSGRGGNCSYLARYTGAASVTGLDFCPAHVELCNRVHPIEGLTFVDGDAMALPFVDNEFDVVINIESSHCYPDLNTFGEEVQRVLKKDGLFFYADTMKGDNTSALSERDSIGVDFFTNVLEQHQAMIRHAGFKVEEHADISEGVIRAFESEQGHLKHLLKSLVDEKKQHSDSLPPEVWHAFDTMFHFFNDSGVKAYKNGHLVYKYWRLKQAA